A window of Castanea sativa cultivar Marrone di Chiusa Pesio chromosome 1, ASM4071231v1 contains these coding sequences:
- the LOC142605754 gene encoding SUPPRESSOR OF GAMMA RESPONSE 1-like isoform X2, which translates to MARAWLINSRALARKVRNVTCSAAHQIKDCGANRECPNCHCRIDNSDVSPEWPGLPVGVKFEPSDAELLEHLAAKCGVGNSNPHLFIDEFIPTLEGDKGICYSHPEDLPGAKKDGSSVHFFHRTTNAYASGQRKRRKIQSEHSLTEGPVRWHKTGKTKPLMENGLQKGCKKIMVLYKSSKKGSKPDKSNWVMHQYHLGTEENEKEGEFVVSKIFYQQQKQTENNDGNLVVEDSDIMTPRTSPRTPKANPPNPPRPGISVQSDDVVENNDLSSLQEVEFVSEASHAPPSDIKAEDNMDYPAWLAGESQAVENSDLNCMNDSLLCTEIFNNYAPLNNSGLNHISHTGFSSNTNEMTLNNSASSGIPDLENIYLDTPPDFQLAFGSQDSVLSWMDRL; encoded by the exons ATGGCAAG GGCTTGGCTAATCAATAGCAGGGCATTGGCAAGGAAAGTGAGAAATGTTACGTGTTCTGCTGCTCATCAAATCAAAGACTGTGGGGCAAATCGTGAATGCCCAAATTGCCATTGTCGTATAGACAATAGTGAT GTTTCTCCTGAATGGCCTGGCCTGCCTGTTGGTGTGAAGTTTGAGCCTTCTGATGCAGAGCTCTTAGAACATTTAGCAGCAAAATGTGGTGTTGGAAACTCAAATCCACACTTGTTTATTGATGAGTTCATCCCAACACTTGAGGGGGACAAAGGAATTTGCTACAGCCATCCGGAAGACCTTCCAG gtgctaagaaagatGGAAGCAGTGTCCATTTCTTTCACAGAACCACTAATGCATATGCTTCTGGTCAACGGAAACGCCGCAAGATCCAAAGTGAACATAGTTTGACTGAGGGGCCTGTCCGCTGGCACAAGACAGGTAAGACAAAACCTTTGATGGAAAATGGATTGCAGAAAGGCTGTAAGAAGATAATGGTACTGTATAAGAGTTCAAAGAAGGGCTCCAAGCCTGATAAATCCAATTGGGTGATGCATCAATATCATCTAGGAACTgaagaaaatgagaaggaaGGTGAATTTGTGGTTTCAAAAATTTTCTATCAACAGCAGAAgcagactgaaaataatgatggCAATCTGGTGGTTGAGGATTCTGACATTATGACGCCGAGAACTAGTCCAAGGACCCCAAAAGCAAATCCTCCTAATCCACCACGTCCAGGAATATCTGTTCAGAGTGATGATGTTGTTGAAAATAATGACCTGTCATCTCTCCAG GAAGTAGAATTTGTCTCAGAAGCATCTCATGCCCCTCCATCAGATATTAAGGCTGAAGACAACATGGACTACCCTGCATGGCTGGCAGGGGAATCTCAGGCTGTCGAGAACTCTGATTTAAACTGCATGAATGATTCATTACTGTGCACGGAGATTTTCAATAATTATGCTCCTCTAAATAATTCAGGACTGAATCACATCTCTCATACTGGCTTTTCTAGCAACACAAATGAGATGACCTTAAACAATAGTGCATCTTCTGGAATTCCTGACCTTGAGAACATATATCTGGATACTCCACCCGATTTCCAGCTTGCT TTTGGTTCTCAAGATAGTGTTCTCAGTTGGATGGACCGGTTATGA
- the LOC142605754 gene encoding SUPPRESSOR OF GAMMA RESPONSE 1-like isoform X1 has translation MARAWLINSRALARKVRNVTCSAAHQIKDCGANRECPNCHCRIDNSDVSPEWPGLPVGVKFEPSDAELLEHLAAKCGVGNSNPHLFIDEFIPTLEGDKGICYSHPEDLPGAKKDGSSVHFFHRTTNAYASGQRKRRKIQSEHSLTEGPVRWHKTGKTKPLMENGLQKGCKKIMVLYKSSKKGSKPDKSNWVMHQYHLGTEENEKEGEFVVSKIFYQQQKQTENNDGNLVVEDSDIMTPRTSPRTPKANPPNPPRPGISVQSDDVVENNDLSSLQEVEFVSEASHAPPSDIKAEDNMDYPAWLAGESQAVENSDLNCMNDSLLCTEIFNNYAPLNNSGLNHISHTGFSSNTNEMTLNNSASSGIPDLENIYLDTPPDFQLADLQFGSQDSVLSWMDRL, from the exons ATGGCAAG GGCTTGGCTAATCAATAGCAGGGCATTGGCAAGGAAAGTGAGAAATGTTACGTGTTCTGCTGCTCATCAAATCAAAGACTGTGGGGCAAATCGTGAATGCCCAAATTGCCATTGTCGTATAGACAATAGTGAT GTTTCTCCTGAATGGCCTGGCCTGCCTGTTGGTGTGAAGTTTGAGCCTTCTGATGCAGAGCTCTTAGAACATTTAGCAGCAAAATGTGGTGTTGGAAACTCAAATCCACACTTGTTTATTGATGAGTTCATCCCAACACTTGAGGGGGACAAAGGAATTTGCTACAGCCATCCGGAAGACCTTCCAG gtgctaagaaagatGGAAGCAGTGTCCATTTCTTTCACAGAACCACTAATGCATATGCTTCTGGTCAACGGAAACGCCGCAAGATCCAAAGTGAACATAGTTTGACTGAGGGGCCTGTCCGCTGGCACAAGACAGGTAAGACAAAACCTTTGATGGAAAATGGATTGCAGAAAGGCTGTAAGAAGATAATGGTACTGTATAAGAGTTCAAAGAAGGGCTCCAAGCCTGATAAATCCAATTGGGTGATGCATCAATATCATCTAGGAACTgaagaaaatgagaaggaaGGTGAATTTGTGGTTTCAAAAATTTTCTATCAACAGCAGAAgcagactgaaaataatgatggCAATCTGGTGGTTGAGGATTCTGACATTATGACGCCGAGAACTAGTCCAAGGACCCCAAAAGCAAATCCTCCTAATCCACCACGTCCAGGAATATCTGTTCAGAGTGATGATGTTGTTGAAAATAATGACCTGTCATCTCTCCAG GAAGTAGAATTTGTCTCAGAAGCATCTCATGCCCCTCCATCAGATATTAAGGCTGAAGACAACATGGACTACCCTGCATGGCTGGCAGGGGAATCTCAGGCTGTCGAGAACTCTGATTTAAACTGCATGAATGATTCATTACTGTGCACGGAGATTTTCAATAATTATGCTCCTCTAAATAATTCAGGACTGAATCACATCTCTCATACTGGCTTTTCTAGCAACACAAATGAGATGACCTTAAACAATAGTGCATCTTCTGGAATTCCTGACCTTGAGAACATATATCTGGATACTCCACCCGATTTCCAGCTTGCT GATTTGCAGTTTGGTTCTCAAGATAGTGTTCTCAGTTGGATGGACCGGTTATGA